From Aquisalimonas asiatica, the proteins below share one genomic window:
- a CDS encoding complex I subunit 5 family protein encodes MTEFLPVIAVFVPFLAGIVQFLFGPRALPWWPLLAVAATVASSLWLVAAVAQGGEVSQPLGGWDAPLGIEVRVDGLAAVMLLLTTVVGALVSVHAFATFHRGHPSASHYWALWLLLWGSLNVLFVSGDLFNLYVALELVSLAAIPMVLLAGPAKTVSAALAYLHFALFGSLVYLAGVAITYGLAGSLDLRLVADALADGGFAGSLAAALLITGVLVKAAIVPFHIWLPAAHGNAPAVVSAALSALVVKACVYLLLRLWTEPLAGVAAPQIGQMLGAVGAAAILYGSIQACRQERLKLVVAYSTVAQLGYMLLFFPMASALAWEGAVYHGLAHGVAKAALFLAAGNVLAYVGHDRLRELRGLDRPLSVSLFAFALASVSIMGLPPSGGFIAKWLLLSAALESGQWWWVAVLLVGGLLAAVYVFRVLRFAFLQAPGPVIERPGPAPGPLMAWPAMILALLAVALGLTSAPLLELLGGLPGGTP; translated from the coding sequence ATGACTGAGTTTCTTCCGGTCATCGCTGTGTTCGTGCCGTTCCTGGCGGGGATCGTGCAGTTCCTGTTCGGGCCACGCGCACTGCCCTGGTGGCCACTGCTCGCGGTCGCCGCCACCGTCGCCAGCAGCCTCTGGCTGGTCGCAGCGGTCGCCCAGGGCGGCGAGGTCAGCCAGCCGCTGGGGGGCTGGGACGCGCCGCTGGGCATCGAAGTACGGGTGGACGGCCTGGCGGCCGTGATGCTGCTGCTGACCACGGTGGTGGGTGCGCTGGTGTCGGTGCACGCCTTCGCCACGTTTCACCGCGGCCACCCGAGTGCATCCCACTACTGGGCGCTCTGGCTACTGCTGTGGGGCTCTCTGAACGTCCTGTTCGTCTCGGGGGACCTGTTCAATCTCTACGTGGCCCTGGAGCTGGTCTCCCTGGCCGCCATCCCCATGGTGCTCCTGGCCGGCCCGGCGAAGACGGTCAGCGCGGCGCTGGCGTATCTGCATTTCGCGCTGTTCGGCTCGCTGGTCTACCTGGCGGGCGTGGCCATTACCTACGGCCTCGCCGGCAGTCTGGATCTGCGCCTGGTTGCCGATGCACTGGCGGACGGCGGCTTCGCCGGCAGTCTGGCGGCGGCGCTGCTCATCACCGGCGTGCTGGTCAAGGCGGCGATCGTGCCCTTCCACATCTGGCTGCCGGCCGCCCACGGCAATGCACCGGCGGTGGTCAGCGCCGCCCTCTCCGCGCTGGTGGTCAAGGCGTGTGTCTACCTGCTGCTGCGCCTGTGGACGGAGCCGCTGGCGGGCGTCGCGGCACCGCAGATCGGCCAGATGCTCGGTGCCGTCGGGGCCGCCGCCATTCTGTATGGATCGATCCAGGCGTGCCGGCAGGAGCGGCTGAAACTGGTGGTGGCCTACTCCACCGTGGCCCAGCTCGGCTACATGCTGCTGTTCTTCCCCATGGCCAGCGCCCTTGCCTGGGAGGGGGCGGTGTATCACGGCCTTGCCCACGGCGTGGCCAAGGCGGCCCTGTTCCTGGCGGCCGGCAACGTTCTCGCCTACGTGGGTCACGACCGGCTGCGGGAGCTGCGCGGCCTGGACCGGCCCCTGTCGGTAAGCCTGTTCGCATTCGCCCTCGCCAGCGTCAGCATCATGGGGCTGCCGCCCAGCGGCGGCTTCATCGCCAAGTGGCTGCTGTTGAGTGCGGCGCTGGAGTCGGGCCAGTGGTGGTGGGTGGCCGTGCTGCTGGTGGGCGGCCTGCTGGCGGCGGTGTACGTCTTCCGGGTGCTGCGCTTCGCGTTTCTGCAGGCACCGGGGCCGGTCATTGAGAGGCCGGGCCCAGCGCCGGGGCCGCTGATGGCCTGGCCGGCCATGATACTGGCACTGCTGGCCGTGGCACTGGGCCTGACCAGCGCGCCGCTGCTGGAGCTGCTCGGCGGCCTGCCGGGAGGCACCCCATGA
- a CDS encoding NADH-quinone oxidoreductase subunit K encodes MTALDPFIVATAALVAVGFYGFITQQHPLRRLLAINIFGNGVFMSMILIAYWMPGGPDPVLHAMVITGLVIAVSATAFGLALVRRQIQDANRDRDRDDD; translated from the coding sequence ATGACGGCGCTGGACCCGTTCATCGTGGCGACGGCGGCGCTGGTGGCCGTGGGCTTCTACGGCTTCATCACGCAACAACACCCATTGCGGCGACTGCTGGCCATCAACATCTTCGGCAATGGCGTGTTCATGAGCATGATTCTGATCGCGTACTGGATGCCCGGGGGGCCGGACCCGGTACTGCACGCCATGGTGATCACCGGGCTGGTCATCGCGGTCAGCGCCACGGCATTCGGTCTCGCGCTGGTCCGGCGCCAGATCCAGGACGCCAACCGCGACCGGGACCGCGACGATGACTGA
- a CDS encoding hydrogenase subunit MbhD domain-containing protein, whose amino-acid sequence MSLFDGLLALIVAGLGWRCITAPDVYRAIVLFIVTGLMLALTWVRLDAPDLALAEAGIGAGLLGILLLSTWRALLHAGPEQADQPPASRTVRHLAALGSIVLGVAVAVALHQVHTLIDGERAGTIALDSLDAAGVDQPVTAVLLNFRSYDTLLEMGVLLMALIGAVLLRSPLIQRPGADDAGTDSPLIPVLVTVFVPLVVLMGAFLVWAGAYMPGGAFQGGAVMAGAGVMLVLGGRLHSADHIGLLMRVLLILGVTVFIVAGLLVMPLEGAFMAYPRALVTPLMVTIEFSLAISIALTLLLLFTGTTGLRRADP is encoded by the coding sequence ATGAGCCTCTTCGACGGACTGCTGGCGCTGATCGTCGCCGGACTGGGCTGGCGCTGCATCACGGCGCCGGATGTCTACCGTGCCATCGTCCTGTTCATCGTCACCGGCCTGATGCTCGCGCTCACCTGGGTGCGCCTGGACGCCCCTGATCTGGCCCTGGCGGAAGCGGGCATCGGCGCCGGCCTGTTGGGCATTCTGCTGCTGAGCACGTGGCGCGCCCTGCTGCACGCCGGGCCCGAGCAGGCGGATCAGCCGCCGGCATCCCGCACGGTCCGGCACCTGGCGGCCCTGGGCAGCATCGTCCTCGGTGTGGCGGTGGCGGTGGCCCTGCATCAGGTCCACACGCTGATCGACGGCGAGCGGGCCGGCACCATTGCGCTGGATTCCCTGGACGCGGCGGGTGTGGACCAGCCGGTCACGGCGGTACTGCTCAACTTCCGCTCCTACGACACCCTGCTGGAAATGGGCGTGCTGCTGATGGCGTTGATCGGTGCCGTACTGCTGCGCTCGCCGCTCATTCAACGCCCCGGCGCTGACGATGCAGGCACCGACTCGCCGCTGATCCCGGTCCTGGTGACGGTGTTCGTCCCCCTGGTCGTGCTCATGGGCGCGTTCCTGGTCTGGGCCGGCGCCTACATGCCGGGTGGCGCGTTCCAGGGGGGCGCGGTGATGGCCGGCGCCGGCGTCATGCTGGTACTCGGGGGCCGCCTGCACAGTGCCGATCACATCGGGCTATTGATGCGGGTACTGCTGATCCTCGGTGTCACCGTGTTCATTGTGGCGGGGTTGCTGGTGATGCCACTCGAGGGCGCGTTCATGGCCTACCCCCGGGCGCTGGTAACGCCACTGATGGTAACCATCGAATTCAGCCTGGCCATTTCCATCGCCCTGACACTGCTGTTGCTGTTCACCGGCACCACCGGGCTTCGGAGGGCGGACCCATGA
- a CDS encoding cation:proton antiporter: MVEWIAGTLIATGLLFFVAGTVGLLRFPDLYTRLHALTKADNTGLGLIAAGIAVLAGAWQPVLLIALIWFLAVTAASIACHLVARHGLRHDHEEDIGP; encoded by the coding sequence ATGGTTGAGTGGATCGCGGGCACACTGATCGCTACCGGGCTGCTGTTCTTTGTCGCCGGCACCGTGGGGCTGCTGCGGTTCCCGGACCTCTACACCCGGCTGCACGCGCTGACCAAGGCGGACAACACGGGGCTGGGGCTGATCGCGGCCGGTATCGCCGTGCTCGCCGGTGCCTGGCAACCGGTGCTGCTGATCGCCCTGATCTGGTTCCTGGCGGTGACCGCCGCCTCCATCGCCTGCCACCTGGTGGCCCGGCACGGGCTACGCCATGACCACGAGGAGGACATCGGCCCATGA
- a CDS encoding monovalent cation/H+ antiporter complex subunit F: protein MTAFLTLTVIILLALFVLGLARIYIGPTQADRILAVQLSGTTTVAILIVLSHLLAMTALLHAALLFVLFAALIAVAFVRHPRSER, encoded by the coding sequence ATGACCGCGTTTCTGACCCTGACCGTCATTATCCTGCTCGCCCTGTTCGTGCTCGGGCTGGCCCGTATCTACATCGGCCCGACCCAGGCGGACCGGATCCTGGCCGTCCAGCTCTCGGGGACCACCACGGTGGCCATTCTCATCGTGCTCTCCCATCTGCTGGCCATGACCGCCCTGCTCCACGCGGCGCTGCTGTTCGTGCTGTTCGCAGCCCTCATTGCGGTGGCCTTCGTCCGTCACCCCCGGAGCGAGCGCTGA
- a CDS encoding Na+/H+ antiporter subunit E gives MINRANRIRWAVLVAACLFLFWLLLSGGDGAAYAAVAAVVGGLVSAWLAPGTLHRPRPLAVGRFLALFVRQSLVGGADVAWRALHPRMPLEPSWAEYPVSLRTPAGQALFMITVSLTPGTLCADVRNGVMRVHSLTPDRDAGLPGVERAVAAIFGEESAQVPE, from the coding sequence GTGATCAATCGGGCCAACCGCATCCGCTGGGCCGTGCTGGTTGCCGCGTGTCTGTTCCTCTTCTGGCTGCTGCTGAGCGGGGGTGACGGCGCCGCCTATGCGGCGGTGGCCGCGGTGGTCGGCGGGCTGGTCAGCGCCTGGCTGGCGCCGGGCACACTGCACCGCCCCCGTCCGCTGGCCGTGGGACGGTTTCTGGCCCTGTTCGTGCGCCAGTCCCTGGTGGGCGGTGCCGACGTGGCCTGGCGGGCTCTGCATCCACGCATGCCGCTGGAGCCCTCCTGGGCGGAATACCCCGTCAGCCTCCGCACGCCCGCGGGCCAGGCGCTGTTCATGATCACCGTCAGCCTGACGCCGGGGACGCTGTGCGCGGATGTCCGCAACGGCGTGATGCGGGTGCACAGCCTGACGCCGGACAGGGATGCCGGGCTACCCGGTGTGGAGCGGGCTGTCGCCGCCATTTTCGGTGAGGAATCGGCCCAGGTGCCCGAATGA
- a CDS encoding nicotinate-nucleotide adenylyltransferase produces MTARDASLTTDQKALTINLDKFKYGSIVEIGAGQEVARRFFNVGAAAGTIAKTMSAYDMAVSDDIYGNVDRYVSRARLEQMLDKEYQQVVNRLTGVRPRNTAFFAYAATVTARSFKQQNECHGWIGIRAQLHPGAEPSDIVLHVRMLDQDNAQQAEALGILGVNLIYGAYFYHNRPEWIVESLSDELGSDRIEVDLIHFSGPYFEDVDNRRMNLHLIRSWLTRAVIINPEGQVQVPGELFFRQSVLVIRGLFKPVTRVNADMMQSGQQHFRKLESVEDDSMVSLAEVTMSSPTGGEIANDADFLDRADLLASLGYTVMVSDYVRFFRLRAYLRRYTRKPIGIVLSVRDFTTLFDEKYYDGVEGGILEAFGKLFPDNTQVYVYPSRRQGEAETTTLHNVQVPDHLRHLLAHLVDNGKLRAIEPCDESHLHIDAADVLADLRADRGDWEQAVPEPVAETIRKRRLLGFDSE; encoded by the coding sequence ATGACAGCCCGCGACGCATCGCTGACCACCGATCAGAAAGCGCTGACCATCAACCTCGACAAGTTCAAGTACGGCTCCATTGTCGAGATCGGGGCCGGACAGGAGGTGGCGCGGCGCTTCTTCAATGTCGGGGCGGCGGCCGGCACCATCGCCAAGACCATGTCCGCCTACGACATGGCCGTGAGCGATGACATCTACGGCAATGTGGACCGTTACGTCAGCCGCGCCCGGCTGGAACAGATGCTGGACAAGGAGTACCAGCAGGTGGTGAATCGGCTGACCGGTGTGCGGCCGCGAAACACCGCCTTCTTCGCCTACGCCGCCACGGTCACCGCGCGCAGCTTCAAGCAGCAGAACGAGTGTCACGGGTGGATCGGCATCCGCGCTCAGCTCCACCCGGGTGCCGAGCCGAGCGACATCGTGCTGCACGTGCGCATGCTTGACCAGGACAACGCGCAGCAGGCCGAGGCGCTGGGCATTCTCGGGGTCAACCTCATCTACGGGGCGTACTTCTACCACAATCGCCCGGAGTGGATTGTCGAAAGCCTGAGCGACGAGCTGGGCTCGGACCGGATCGAGGTGGACCTGATCCATTTCTCCGGCCCCTACTTCGAGGACGTGGACAACCGCCGCATGAACCTGCACCTGATCCGCAGCTGGCTCACGCGTGCGGTGATCATTAACCCGGAGGGGCAGGTGCAGGTGCCCGGCGAACTGTTCTTCCGGCAGTCGGTGCTGGTGATCCGCGGCCTGTTCAAGCCGGTGACCCGCGTCAACGCAGACATGATGCAGTCCGGTCAGCAGCACTTCCGCAAGCTGGAGTCCGTGGAGGACGACAGCATGGTCTCTCTTGCCGAGGTCACCATGAGCTCGCCCACCGGTGGCGAGATCGCCAATGACGCCGACTTCCTGGACCGGGCCGACCTGCTGGCGTCGCTGGGGTATACCGTGATGGTCTCCGACTACGTGCGGTTCTTTCGTCTGCGCGCCTACCTGCGCCGCTACACCCGCAAGCCCATCGGCATCGTGCTCAGCGTGCGCGATTTCACCACCCTGTTCGACGAGAAGTACTACGACGGCGTCGAGGGCGGGATTCTGGAGGCGTTCGGCAAGCTGTTCCCGGACAATACCCAGGTGTACGTCTACCCGTCGCGGCGCCAGGGCGAGGCGGAGACCACCACGTTGCACAACGTCCAGGTGCCCGATCACCTCCGGCATCTCCTTGCCCACCTGGTGGACAACGGCAAGCTGCGCGCCATCGAGCCCTGCGATGAAAGCCACCTGCATATCGACGCCGCCGACGTCCTTGCCGACCTGCGCGCCGATCGCGGCGACTGGGAGCAGGCTGTGCCGGAGCCGGTGGCAGAGACGATCCGCAAGCGGCGGCTGCTCGGCTTCGACAGCGAGTAG
- a CDS encoding YtoQ family protein, with amino-acid sequence MTTWTVYLSGEIHTDWREQIQAGARAMDLPVRFTSAVTDHDASDAAGDVLGEESSGFWRDHKSAKVNAIRTQTLIQDADLVVVRFGDKYKQWNAAFDAGFCAALGKPYITLHAEEIIHPLKEVDASAMAWAQTPEQIVEILRYVITKK; translated from the coding sequence ATGACCACCTGGACCGTCTATCTCTCCGGTGAGATTCATACCGACTGGCGCGAACAGATCCAAGCGGGTGCCCGCGCCATGGACCTGCCCGTGCGGTTCACCTCCGCCGTGACCGACCATGACGCCAGCGACGCCGCTGGCGATGTGCTGGGTGAAGAGTCCAGCGGCTTCTGGCGCGATCACAAGTCCGCCAAGGTGAATGCCATCCGTACCCAGACCCTGATCCAGGACGCCGATCTCGTGGTGGTGCGCTTCGGCGACAAGTACAAGCAGTGGAACGCGGCGTTCGATGCCGGCTTCTGCGCCGCGCTGGGCAAGCCCTACATCACCCTGCACGCGGAGGAGATCATCCACCCCCTGAAAGAAGTGGATGCATCCGCCATGGCCTGGGCGCAGACGCCGGAGCAGATCGTCGAGATCCTGCGCTACGTCATCACCAAGAAGTAA
- a CDS encoding 3-hydroxyacyl-CoA dehydrogenase NAD-binding domain-containing protein — protein MTEHCRVDYDADGIAWLTLDVAGAATNTVHMAVLAELAELLDDIAAWSGLRGVVLRSAKPAGFVAGASNDELAAMGDLERVASLIDLGQAVTSRLYGLKVPTVAAIHGHCLGSGLELALGCRYRVADQGATTSLGLPDVRLGLHPCYGATARLPSVVGSWRALELMTSGRSLDAAAAKQLGLIDAAVPAESLADTALDFIARDPGRHRPRIWSQLVRLAPARWVTYRYLDAQLQRQARPENFPATYAILRLWRRAAGRRLRERFRAERESLLELIRKPSALNLVRTYLLQDRLRREARELDVAVPQVVHVIGCGAIGAGLAAVLAAHGRQVTVHEEDPAALDGLHRRAGTIFQQRLADAALVEEARGRLHVASAADTIAEADVVIEAIDEDAEAKRVLYAALEEVLAPDAVIATTSTTLMIDDLASAMRNPERLTGFHCFHPVERMTMVEVVSGAGTAEAALARTQALAAAMDKLALRVRSAPGFIINRLKLPYMLKAAEIYERARREVIDGAALDFGMPIGPLEMADALGLDVCVAMAEALGRTVPDKLRELVDAGHTGMASGKGFHDWKHGRRVTASVPPGGEQEFPSLARKLVNPIVEEAARCSEEGLVADDDMVDVAALFGAGFPAYTGGPLTLRREWGMDTLLYTPRKRRNTL, from the coding sequence GTGACCGAACACTGCCGCGTAGACTACGACGCTGACGGTATCGCCTGGCTTACGCTGGACGTTGCCGGGGCCGCCACCAATACCGTTCACATGGCCGTTCTGGCCGAACTTGCCGAACTGCTGGACGACATCGCCGCCTGGTCCGGTCTGCGCGGGGTGGTACTGCGCTCGGCCAAGCCGGCCGGTTTCGTGGCCGGAGCCAGCAACGATGAGCTCGCCGCCATGGGTGACCTGGAGCGGGTGGCGTCGCTGATCGATCTCGGGCAGGCCGTGACCAGCCGCCTGTACGGGCTGAAGGTGCCTACGGTGGCCGCCATTCACGGCCACTGCCTGGGGAGCGGGCTGGAGCTGGCCCTGGGGTGCCGGTACCGCGTTGCCGACCAGGGGGCGACAACCAGCCTCGGATTGCCCGACGTGCGTCTCGGCCTTCACCCCTGTTACGGGGCGACCGCCCGTCTGCCTTCGGTGGTTGGCTCCTGGCGGGCCCTGGAGCTGATGACCTCCGGGCGCTCCCTGGATGCCGCCGCAGCGAAGCAGCTTGGCCTCATTGATGCCGCCGTGCCGGCGGAATCGCTTGCAGACACCGCCCTGGATTTCATCGCGCGCGATCCTGGCCGCCACCGGCCGCGCATCTGGTCGCAGCTGGTGCGCCTCGCGCCGGCCCGCTGGGTGACCTATCGCTATCTCGACGCCCAGTTGCAGCGACAGGCGCGCCCGGAGAACTTCCCCGCCACCTATGCCATCCTCCGGCTGTGGCGCCGGGCGGCGGGCCGACGCCTGCGCGAGCGCTTTCGGGCAGAGCGAGAGTCGCTGCTGGAGCTGATCCGCAAACCCAGCGCCCTGAACCTGGTTCGTACCTACCTGCTCCAGGACCGGCTGCGGCGGGAGGCGCGCGAGCTTGACGTGGCCGTGCCGCAGGTCGTTCACGTGATCGGTTGTGGTGCCATCGGCGCCGGGCTCGCTGCCGTCCTGGCGGCGCACGGCCGGCAGGTCACGGTGCATGAAGAGGACCCGGCCGCGCTGGATGGCTTGCATCGGCGGGCCGGGACGATCTTCCAGCAGCGGCTTGCGGATGCGGCGTTGGTGGAGGAGGCGCGGGGGCGTCTCCATGTGGCGTCCGCCGCGGACACCATCGCTGAAGCGGATGTGGTGATCGAGGCCATCGACGAGGATGCCGAGGCCAAACGGGTCCTGTATGCGGCGCTGGAGGAGGTGCTGGCGCCGGATGCAGTGATTGCGACAACCAGCACCACGCTGATGATTGATGATCTGGCGTCGGCGATGCGCAACCCCGAGCGCCTGACCGGCTTTCACTGCTTTCATCCGGTGGAGCGCATGACCATGGTCGAGGTGGTGAGTGGCGCCGGCACGGCCGAGGCTGCACTGGCCCGCACACAGGCCCTGGCCGCCGCCATGGACAAGCTGGCGCTGCGGGTGCGCAGCGCGCCGGGGTTTATCATCAACCGGTTGAAGCTGCCGTACATGCTCAAGGCCGCCGAGATCTACGAGCGTGCGCGCCGGGAGGTCATCGACGGTGCTGCGCTTGATTTCGGCATGCCGATCGGCCCTCTGGAAATGGCCGACGCTCTCGGCCTGGACGTCTGTGTGGCCATGGCCGAGGCGCTGGGTCGCACCGTCCCGGACAAGCTGCGCGAGCTGGTGGATGCCGGCCACACGGGGATGGCGTCCGGCAAGGGTTTCCACGACTGGAAGCACGGCCGCCGTGTCACCGCGAGCGTGCCGCCGGGCGGCGAGCAGGAGTTTCCGAGCCTGGCCCGCAAACTGGTCAACCCCATCGTCGAGGAAGCGGCCCGCTGCAGCGAGGAGGGGCTGGTGGCCGACGACGACATGGTGGATGTTGCCGCCCTGTTCGGAGCCGGTTTTCCGGCCTATACCGGCGGCCCGCTGACACTGCGGCGAGAGTGGGGCATGGACACCCTGCTGTACACGCCCCGCAAACGCCGCAATACGTTGTAG
- a CDS encoding methyl-accepting chemotaxis protein: protein MKRVSTGGLADSLGFAGRLTVMIVSLVLVSILLISSLVYVQYRDSQTEAALNDLYGTGDAYTRAFSDWLTARQDEMRYLASLNAAEELDADALNHLLERIADARGYYDTIFVVGEDGRGIAGVAHDGEARVLSAEEAHDFDVADRAWFQTAISGEDVFSNPLVSRATGNRVSNVVIPIRDNGQVIAVMRGAVQLDTIVEQVEYMADDQSFEVYLVDGDGEAVTDAASVDGVGSNVNTEAARGVVAGESGVGVYANAAGEQVAGSYNPIPLLDWGLVMEIPEAEALAEVRRIFWIVSAIATVILLISILASLGIVRSITRPLGGEPKYAAEAVHRVADGDMATPIQLRAGDTDSLLASIANMQENLRTMIREMSSYADEVASAATELTQVNQETDKGIQQQRDQLSSAATAMNEMTATVEEVARNSQSAADGANNTSSEAQDGREVVTKTMSAMSTLSEQIGETADVMATLKQESDNVGTVLQVIEDVAEQTNLLALNAAIEAARAGEHGRGFAVVADEVRSLATRTKDSTNEIQSIIEQVQVSAGRAEQSMQQSRDHAAESVGQAEHAGESLERITGAVANINEMIQQIASAAEEQSATAKEINENIHNITQVADDNARSVVQSTEASESMAQLAEKLRQITHQFRL, encoded by the coding sequence ATGAAACGGGTATCGACGGGTGGGCTGGCTGACAGCCTGGGATTCGCAGGACGGCTGACGGTCATGATCGTATCGCTGGTGCTGGTGTCGATCCTGCTGATCAGCAGTCTGGTCTATGTGCAGTACCGGGACTCGCAGACCGAGGCGGCACTGAACGACCTCTACGGGACGGGTGACGCCTACACGCGGGCGTTTTCGGACTGGCTGACCGCGCGGCAGGACGAGATGCGCTATCTCGCCAGCCTGAATGCCGCCGAAGAACTGGACGCCGATGCCCTCAACCATCTGCTGGAGCGCATCGCCGATGCCCGGGGGTATTACGACACCATCTTCGTGGTGGGCGAGGATGGCCGCGGCATCGCCGGCGTCGCCCATGACGGCGAAGCGAGGGTTCTCTCCGCAGAAGAGGCCCACGACTTCGACGTGGCCGACCGCGCCTGGTTCCAGACCGCCATTAGCGGTGAGGACGTCTTCTCCAATCCGCTGGTCTCCCGGGCCACGGGCAATCGCGTCAGCAACGTGGTCATTCCCATCCGCGACAACGGTCAGGTAATCGCCGTCATGCGCGGGGCCGTCCAGCTCGACACCATTGTCGAGCAGGTGGAGTACATGGCGGACGACCAGTCATTCGAGGTCTACCTGGTGGACGGCGACGGTGAAGCCGTGACCGACGCCGCGTCCGTCGACGGCGTCGGCTCAAACGTCAATACCGAGGCGGCGCGAGGGGTTGTTGCCGGCGAGAGCGGTGTCGGGGTCTATGCCAACGCCGCCGGTGAACAGGTGGCGGGCAGCTACAATCCCATTCCCCTCCTTGACTGGGGCCTTGTCATGGAGATTCCGGAAGCCGAGGCACTGGCCGAGGTGCGGCGCATCTTCTGGATCGTTTCCGCCATTGCCACGGTGATCCTGCTCATCTCCATCCTGGCGAGTCTTGGTATCGTCCGCTCCATCACCCGCCCCCTGGGCGGCGAACCGAAGTACGCCGCCGAGGCGGTTCACCGGGTCGCGGACGGCGACATGGCCACACCCATCCAGCTGCGGGCCGGTGACACCGACAGCCTGCTGGCGTCCATCGCCAACATGCAGGAAAACCTCCGGACCATGATCCGCGAGATGTCCAGCTACGCCGACGAAGTGGCCTCCGCCGCCACCGAGCTGACGCAGGTGAACCAGGAGACGGACAAGGGCATCCAGCAGCAGCGGGACCAGCTCTCCAGCGCGGCAACGGCCATGAACGAGATGACCGCAACCGTGGAGGAAGTGGCCAGAAACAGCCAGTCCGCCGCCGACGGTGCCAACAACACGTCCAGCGAGGCGCAGGATGGCCGCGAAGTGGTCACGAAGACCATGTCGGCCATGAGCACCCTGTCGGAGCAGATCGGCGAGACCGCCGACGTGATGGCCACGCTGAAGCAGGAGAGCGACAACGTGGGCACGGTGCTGCAGGTAATCGAGGACGTGGCCGAACAGACCAACCTCCTGGCCCTCAACGCCGCCATCGAGGCGGCCCGAGCCGGCGAGCACGGTCGCGGCTTCGCGGTGGTGGCCGACGAGGTGCGCTCCCTGGCAACCCGGACCAAGGACTCCACCAACGAGATCCAGAGCATCATCGAGCAGGTCCAGGTCAGTGCGGGCCGGGCCGAGCAGTCCATGCAACAGAGCCGGGATCATGCCGCGGAGAGCGTGGGTCAGGCCGAGCACGCCGGCGAGTCACTGGAGCGCATCACCGGTGCGGTGGCCAACATCAACGAGATGATCCAGCAGATCGCCAGTGCCGCCGAGGAGCAGAGCGCCACGGCCAAGGAGATCAACGAGAACATCCACAACATCACCCAGGTGGCGGACGACAATGCCCGCAGCGTGGTGCAGTCCACCGAGGCGAGCGAGTCCATGGCGCAGCTGGCCGAGAAGCTGCGGCAGATCACCCACCAGTTCCGGCTCTGA
- a CDS encoding universal stress protein yields MINRILVAIDGSEHADKAVAMAAALAHRFDADLAIVHALLRGHIPPAIAELSSEPIPSVPPMTMGGASVDYQVPVAALEEIAGKLLEQAKATATAAGVKNVETSYHEGDPARVLLEAAKAHNADMIVMGSRGLGNLSGLLLGSVSHKVQQLFDGSVLTVK; encoded by the coding sequence ATGATCAACCGTATTCTCGTTGCGATCGACGGCTCCGAACACGCGGACAAGGCCGTTGCCATGGCCGCGGCGCTTGCACACCGTTTCGATGCGGACCTCGCCATCGTGCACGCACTGCTGCGCGGCCACATCCCGCCGGCCATCGCCGAACTGTCATCCGAGCCCATCCCCTCCGTCCCGCCGATGACCATGGGCGGTGCCTCGGTGGACTACCAGGTGCCGGTGGCGGCGCTGGAGGAGATCGCCGGCAAACTCCTGGAGCAGGCGAAGGCCACCGCCACTGCGGCCGGCGTGAAGAACGTCGAAACGTCCTACCACGAAGGCGACCCGGCGCGGGTTCTTCTTGAGGCGGCCAAAGCCCACAACGCCGACATGATCGTCATGGGGTCCCGCGGCCTCGGCAACCTCAGCGGTCTGCTGCTGGGGAGCGTCTCGCACAAGGTCCAGCAACTGTTCGACGGCAGCGTTCTCACCGTCAAGTGA